The Breoghania sp. genome has a segment encoding these proteins:
- the hsdR gene encoding type I restriction-modification system endonuclease, protein MSSTNFDHLQDLSPELHQLGLRAERYFVEDPNTSLMKSRQFAEYMVKEIAALSGFYDEESRDTTNDLLRRLSGSQVLPKEVVDVFHAVRRHGNEANHEFTSSPGAALSALKFCRSLGVWYRRSYGRDPDFKPGPFVPPKSSADLDKDTEEQIEKYRQRVRDAEALLEKAAASAEELAQAKAAAEELARQAQEDSEEWAKTALAQEATAAELAAKLAGLQKKAEAEPEQLQMALQKAAWKAADRLELDEEDTRLLIDVQLIDMGWEADSKSLLHGKGTRPEKGRNLAIAEWPAKGGRADYALFVGETCVGVIEAKREAADVPGVLAQAERYARTLVLGPENVAEGGPWQHGLDDPFRVPFIFATNGRPFVRQWQNKSGIWHCDLRRSTNHPSAMRQWFAPQDLLAKLEIDVDAAAEGMAEKSFGKGALRPYQEEAIDAIENAIAQDSREILISMATGTGKTRTAIALMYRLLKHKRFNRILFLVDRTALGKQTEDALQTTSLEGMLNFAQVYGVAGLADKLPEKDTKVHVATVQSLISRIENDAEDVSKRPTPGTYDCIIVDEAHRGYTLDAELRESDITFRSLEDYQSAYRQVLDYFDAVKVALTATPALHTREIFGHPVYHYGYRQAVVEGYLIDHLPPKRIVTALAEAGIHFQGGEEVEIIDRKTGQIDLFELPDEVELDYDLATFNKQVYSENFNRRVCQALAREIPPDQPGKTLIFAARDDHADDVVRLLIEELKDEYGENAVPHGMVQKITGKTDRAQDWILKFKNDPNPKYVVTVDLLTTGMDVPTICNLVFLRRVKSRILYDQMIGRATRLCPAIRKEHFRIFDAVDLYAELQEMSDMRPVVVKPDLPLKQLVSDFFNAPNDEDKAWVAGQVIVKMRAQAGKIDEETRESFEHHTGQTPEAAIEALSTSPAADLEAWLRQYPRAVELLERKPLRQGNADDGVVISPHEDELLRIEEIFGKNTTPEDYIEGFERYVRENMNKIPALIAVTQKPRDLTRKELTELAALLDEKNYSESMLQAAYTKARNADIAAHIIGYVRQAALGDPLIPYARRVDAAVETIEKSREWSQRQRDWLRRIARALKDKPVADPSLLEQGSFADRGGYARISREFGEDLAPVLQQFNEAIWGSSAA, encoded by the coding sequence ATGTCTTCAACGAATTTCGATCACCTGCAGGATCTCAGCCCGGAATTGCATCAACTTGGACTGAGGGCTGAACGGTATTTTGTCGAAGATCCGAACACTTCATTGATGAAGAGCCGCCAGTTTGCGGAGTACATGGTAAAGGAGATTGCTGCGCTCTCTGGTTTTTACGATGAGGAGAGCCGAGACACGACCAACGACCTGCTGCGCCGCCTTTCCGGTTCCCAGGTCCTCCCCAAGGAAGTCGTGGACGTCTTTCATGCGGTGCGTCGACATGGCAACGAAGCCAATCACGAATTCACCAGCAGTCCAGGTGCTGCCCTTTCGGCCCTGAAGTTCTGCCGGAGCCTCGGCGTCTGGTACCGCCGGTCTTATGGCCGGGATCCCGATTTCAAGCCCGGTCCCTTCGTGCCCCCTAAGAGTTCTGCCGACCTCGACAAGGACACCGAGGAGCAGATCGAGAAATACCGGCAGCGCGTCCGGGATGCCGAAGCGCTTCTGGAAAAGGCAGCGGCATCGGCGGAGGAATTGGCTCAAGCCAAGGCAGCGGCAGAGGAGCTTGCGAGGCAAGCCCAAGAGGACAGCGAGGAATGGGCCAAGACGGCGCTGGCTCAGGAGGCCACGGCAGCCGAACTCGCTGCAAAGCTGGCCGGTCTGCAGAAGAAGGCCGAGGCTGAGCCGGAGCAGCTTCAGATGGCGCTCCAGAAGGCCGCCTGGAAGGCCGCTGACAGGCTGGAGCTTGACGAGGAAGACACGCGCCTTCTGATCGACGTGCAACTGATCGACATGGGCTGGGAAGCCGACAGTAAGTCGCTGCTCCACGGAAAGGGCACGCGGCCGGAAAAGGGCAGAAACCTCGCAATCGCCGAATGGCCCGCGAAGGGCGGCAGGGCGGACTACGCGCTGTTTGTCGGGGAAACCTGCGTCGGGGTTATCGAGGCAAAGCGTGAGGCTGCAGACGTGCCCGGTGTGCTGGCACAGGCCGAGCGCTACGCCAGGACACTTGTTCTGGGGCCGGAGAACGTTGCCGAGGGCGGTCCATGGCAGCACGGTCTGGACGATCCCTTCCGGGTGCCGTTCATCTTCGCCACGAACGGGCGTCCTTTCGTTCGCCAGTGGCAGAACAAGTCAGGCATTTGGCACTGCGACCTGAGACGCAGCACCAATCATCCGTCTGCCATGCGCCAGTGGTTCGCACCTCAGGATCTCCTCGCCAAGCTCGAAATCGATGTCGATGCGGCGGCTGAAGGTATGGCTGAAAAGAGCTTCGGCAAAGGCGCTCTGCGGCCCTATCAGGAAGAGGCCATCGACGCCATCGAGAACGCCATAGCGCAGGACAGTCGCGAGATCCTGATCTCCATGGCGACGGGAACGGGCAAGACCCGAACCGCCATCGCCCTGATGTATAGGCTTTTGAAGCACAAGCGGTTCAACCGCATTCTGTTTCTGGTGGACCGCACAGCGCTCGGCAAGCAGACCGAGGATGCCCTCCAGACCACAAGTCTGGAAGGAATGCTCAACTTCGCGCAGGTCTATGGTGTCGCCGGTCTTGCAGACAAGCTCCCGGAAAAGGACACCAAGGTCCACGTCGCGACGGTCCAGTCGCTCATTTCCCGCATCGAGAACGACGCCGAAGACGTCAGCAAGCGCCCGACGCCCGGCACCTATGACTGCATCATCGTGGACGAGGCCCACCGGGGCTACACGCTGGATGCCGAGTTGCGCGAGAGCGACATCACCTTCCGTAGCCTTGAAGACTATCAGTCCGCCTATCGTCAGGTGCTCGACTATTTCGATGCGGTGAAAGTGGCCCTGACCGCGACACCCGCCCTGCACACGCGGGAGATCTTCGGACATCCCGTCTATCACTACGGCTATCGTCAGGCCGTGGTCGAAGGCTACCTGATCGACCACTTGCCGCCCAAGCGCATCGTCACGGCCCTGGCCGAAGCGGGCATCCACTTTCAGGGCGGTGAGGAGGTCGAGATCATCGACCGCAAGACCGGCCAGATCGACCTTTTCGAATTGCCCGACGAAGTCGAACTCGATTACGACCTCGCGACCTTCAACAAGCAGGTCTACTCGGAGAATTTCAACCGTCGGGTCTGTCAGGCGCTGGCGCGCGAAATCCCGCCGGACCAGCCCGGCAAGACGCTGATCTTTGCTGCTCGCGACGATCACGCCGACGATGTCGTCCGGCTTCTGATCGAGGAACTGAAGGACGAGTACGGTGAGAACGCCGTCCCGCACGGAATGGTCCAGAAGATCACCGGGAAGACGGACAGGGCCCAGGACTGGATCCTGAAGTTCAAGAACGACCCGAACCCGAAATACGTGGTGACGGTGGACCTGCTGACCACCGGCATGGACGTACCGACCATCTGCAATCTGGTGTTTCTGCGGCGGGTGAAGAGCCGCATCCTCTATGACCAGATGATCGGACGCGCGACCCGCCTGTGCCCCGCCATCCGCAAGGAGCATTTCAGGATCTTCGACGCCGTGGACCTCTATGCCGAGTTGCAGGAGATGTCGGACATGAGGCCGGTGGTCGTGAAGCCGGATCTGCCGCTGAAGCAGCTCGTCTCCGATTTCTTCAATGCGCCCAACGACGAGGACAAGGCCTGGGTGGCTGGGCAGGTCATCGTCAAGATGCGCGCTCAGGCGGGCAAGATCGACGAGGAGACCCGCGAGAGCTTCGAGCATCACACGGGCCAGACGCCGGAAGCCGCAATCGAGGCCCTCTCGACAAGCCCTGCAGCGGATCTGGAAGCTTGGCTAAGGCAGTATCCGCGCGCTGTGGAGCTTCTGGAACGCAAGCCCCTGCGTCAGGGGAACGCGGATGATGGTGTGGTCATCTCCCCGCACGAGGATGAGCTTCTGCGCATTGAGGAGATCTTCGGCAAGAACACCACGCCGGAGGACTACATCGAGGGTTTTGAGCGCTACGTGCGCGAGAACATGAACAAGATCCCCGCGCTGATCGCCGTGACCCAGAAGCCGCGCGATCTCACCCGCAAGGAACTGACCGAATTGGCCGCCCTTCTGGACGAGAAGAACTACTCTGAATCCATGCTTCAGGCGGCCTATACCAAGGCGCGTAATGCCGACATTGCGGCCCATATCATCGGCTATGTCCGTCAGGCGGCCTTGGGCGATCCGTTGATCCCTTATGCCAGGCGTGTGGATGCGGCTGTCGAGACAATCGAGAAGTCGCGCGAATGGTCCCAGCGTCAGAG